In Prunus dulcis chromosome 1, ALMONDv2, whole genome shotgun sequence, the following are encoded in one genomic region:
- the LOC117615574 gene encoding uncharacterized protein LOC117615574 — protein sequence MSNNMDKSSQVECGEESKKQGKAHWDDEAFDAFIKICVVQTIDENRSGGHFSKKGWKNVVRKFSELTQRIYSQKLTNGLDLRKNGNYGHHWLENRLVWDPVKKTNNASNEWWDKKSEDILFRDIDVTSDGAWAPSQGFVHNVENVLPRQTENSNEDGDYSLENGLEFNDGLDNIDDVETSPNIETFQQDKEPKRERDGKKPAIGEKVIKRLYYILESVAIRSSRNNDMLGCT from the exons ATGTCTAATAATATGGATAAGTCATCACAAGTTGAATGTGGAGAAGAAAGCAAGAAACAAGGAAAGGCTCATTGGGATGATGAGGCTTTTGATGCATTTATCAAAATTTGTGTTGTTCAGACAATAGATGAAAATCGATCAGGTGGCCATTTTAGTAAGAAAGGATGGAAAAATGTTGTAAGGAAATTTAGTGAGTTGACTCAAAGGATCTACTCTCAAAAGCTTACAAATGGACTTGACTTAAGAAAGAATGGCAATTATGGACATCATTGGTTGGAAAATAGACTGGTCTGGGATCCTGTGAAGAAAACCAACAATGCTAGCAATGAATGGTGGGACAAAAAAAGTGAAG atattttatttagggaTATTGATGTCACAAGTGATGGAGCTTGGGCACCATCACAAGGTTTTGTACATAATGTTGAGAATGTACTACCTCGTCAAACTGAAAATAGTAATGAAGATGGTGACTATAGCTTGGAGAACGGTCTGGAGTTTAATGATGGGCTTGATAATATCGATGATGTTGAAACTTCTCCTAATATTGAAACTTTCCAACAAGATAAAGAACCGAAAAGAGAAAGGGATGGTAAGAAACCTGCAATTGGGGAGAAGGTGATAAAGcgattatattatattttagagTCAGTAGCAATTCGAAGTTCTAGAAATAACGACATGCTTGGTTGTACATAG